The proteins below come from a single Piscinibacter gummiphilus genomic window:
- a CDS encoding ATP-binding protein — protein MPPAPLPADESQRLARLHATGILDTAPEESFNALAQCAAELCGTPIAAITLLDAQREWFKAVHGWDDLPVREIPRAISFCNHTLVSQGLFEVHDAAHDVRFAHSPFVTGVPHIRGYAGAPLVVGGEVLGALCVVDSRPRTLNEAQRQSLVQLARVASTLIANRNVTPPADDERHRLLDFARASGDWMWETDASLRYTWVSSTFEAVTGLSPGAVRGQLLEDAPLLDGLGQPLGGGRSLHALLQRRQPITRVITDKTTARGVLQVSRSAVPVFDADGEFTGYRGTARDVSAHIAAERRTHAQGELLRKLSSQVPGVIFQLWMQRDGTPFYTYASDATRDLFGVEPPRNGDGGDADVVCRMLHPDDAVDFVPSLLAASRALRPWQREFRIIRGGAVRWIEVRAVPERHAEGGTLWHGFCSDVTARKETELALRSSEERWSLAAEAAGIGIAELDLDSGRMNFDARACANHGLKFPQGDYRLNDWLAAIHPNDRYAVQARLEHALATGGMLEARYRQQRPDGSEATLEIFARCTLGEAQRPVGMVGTCRDVTQQAAHEQLRHDKEAAERASRAKSEFLSRVSHELRTPLNGILGFAQLMAIDRVHPLEPDQARRLDSVLRAGRHLLELINDMLNLARIEQEDFSLASTPVNLAATLQTCFTLIQPMADSAGVRLAAPPRRAHWALADARAVEQVLLNLLSNAIKYNRPAGTVKVTLSRGDEHMFVAVTDEGEGLSETQQARLFQPFNRLGAEQKRVEGTGLGLVIARQLAASMGGELKVTSRPGKGSTFTLSLPAGTAPTGARHRADPRDPLPPEPTTAQRQVLYVEDEPLNVLLMQEVFKSRPQWALHIATDGQGGLAAARAQHHDLLLIDMNLPDMNGLELIRALRADPRTSGLQCIALSADAMQAQIDAALAAGFDGYWTKPINVASMLEGLGQALEK, from the coding sequence ATGCCGCCTGCGCCTCTGCCCGCTGACGAATCCCAACGGCTGGCCAGGCTTCACGCGACGGGCATCCTCGACACCGCCCCCGAAGAGAGTTTCAACGCGCTCGCGCAGTGCGCTGCCGAACTCTGCGGCACGCCGATCGCCGCGATCACCCTGCTCGACGCACAGCGCGAATGGTTCAAGGCAGTGCACGGTTGGGACGACCTGCCGGTACGAGAGATCCCGCGCGCCATCTCCTTCTGCAACCACACGCTCGTGAGCCAGGGGCTCTTCGAGGTGCACGACGCGGCGCACGATGTCCGGTTTGCACACAGCCCCTTCGTGACCGGCGTGCCGCACATCCGCGGTTATGCGGGCGCGCCGCTGGTGGTCGGAGGCGAAGTGCTGGGCGCGCTGTGCGTGGTCGACTCGCGCCCCCGCACGCTGAACGAAGCGCAGCGCCAGAGCCTGGTGCAACTCGCGCGTGTGGCGAGCACGCTGATCGCCAACCGCAACGTCACGCCGCCCGCCGACGACGAACGCCATCGCCTGCTCGACTTCGCCCGCGCGTCCGGCGACTGGATGTGGGAGACCGACGCCTCGCTGCGCTACACGTGGGTCTCGTCGACCTTCGAAGCGGTGACCGGCCTCTCGCCCGGCGCGGTGCGCGGCCAGCTGCTCGAAGACGCGCCCTTGCTCGACGGCCTGGGCCAGCCGCTCGGCGGTGGGCGCAGCCTGCACGCGCTGCTGCAGCGCCGCCAGCCGATCACCCGCGTGATCACCGACAAGACCACCGCGCGTGGCGTGCTGCAGGTGTCGCGAAGCGCGGTGCCGGTGTTCGATGCCGACGGCGAGTTCACCGGCTACCGCGGCACCGCCCGCGACGTGTCGGCGCACATCGCCGCCGAGCGGCGCACGCACGCGCAGGGCGAGCTGCTGCGCAAGTTGTCGTCGCAGGTGCCCGGCGTCATCTTCCAGCTGTGGATGCAGCGCGACGGCACGCCGTTCTACACCTACGCCAGCGACGCGACCCGCGACCTCTTCGGTGTCGAGCCGCCACGCAACGGCGATGGTGGTGACGCCGACGTGGTGTGCCGCATGCTGCACCCCGACGACGCGGTCGACTTCGTGCCGAGCTTGCTGGCGGCGTCGCGGGCGCTGCGGCCCTGGCAACGTGAGTTCCGCATCATCCGCGGCGGCGCGGTGCGCTGGATCGAAGTGCGTGCGGTGCCCGAGCGCCACGCCGAAGGCGGCACGCTGTGGCACGGCTTCTGTTCCGACGTGACCGCCCGCAAGGAAACCGAGCTCGCCCTGCGCAGCAGCGAAGAGCGCTGGAGCCTGGCCGCCGAGGCGGCCGGCATCGGCATCGCCGAACTCGACCTCGACAGCGGCCGCATGAATTTCGACGCCCGCGCCTGCGCCAACCACGGCCTCAAGTTTCCGCAGGGCGATTACCGGCTCAACGACTGGCTCGCCGCCATCCACCCGAACGACCGCTACGCCGTGCAGGCGCGGCTGGAGCATGCGCTGGCGACCGGCGGCATGCTGGAGGCGCGCTACCGCCAGCAGCGGCCCGACGGCAGCGAGGCCACGCTCGAGATCTTCGCCCGCTGCACGCTCGGCGAGGCACAGCGCCCGGTCGGCATGGTGGGCACCTGCCGCGACGTGACGCAGCAGGCCGCGCACGAGCAGCTGCGCCACGACAAGGAAGCCGCCGAGCGCGCCAGCCGCGCCAAGAGCGAGTTCCTCTCGCGCGTGAGCCACGAGCTGCGCACGCCGCTCAACGGCATCCTCGGTTTCGCCCAGCTGATGGCCATCGACCGCGTGCACCCGCTGGAGCCCGACCAGGCGCGCCGCCTCGACAGCGTGCTGCGCGCCGGCCGCCACCTGCTCGAGCTCATCAACGACATGCTCAACCTTGCGCGCATCGAGCAGGAAGACTTCTCGCTCGCCAGCACCCCCGTCAACCTGGCGGCGACGCTGCAGACCTGCTTCACGCTGATCCAGCCGATGGCCGACAGCGCCGGCGTGCGCCTCGCCGCACCGCCGCGCCGCGCGCACTGGGCGCTGGCCGATGCGCGCGCGGTGGAGCAGGTGCTGCTCAACCTGCTGTCGAACGCCATCAAGTACAACCGCCCCGCCGGCACGGTGAAGGTCACCCTCTCGCGTGGTGACGAGCACATGTTCGTGGCCGTCACCGACGAAGGCGAAGGCCTGTCGGAGACGCAACAGGCGCGACTCTTCCAGCCCTTCAACCGCCTCGGTGCCGAGCAGAAGCGCGTGGAAGGCACCGGACTCGGCCTCGTGATCGCGCGCCAGCTGGCGGCCTCGATGGGCGGCGAGCTGAAGGTGACGAGCCGCCCCGGCAAGGGCTCGACGTTCACGCTCAGCCTGCCGGCGGGCACCGCGCCCACTGGGGCGCGCCACCGCGCCGACCCACGCGACCCGCTGCCGCCCGAGCCCACCACGGCGCAACGCCAGGTGCTCTACGTGGAAGACGAGCCGCTCAACGTGCTCTTGATGCAGGAAGTCTTCAAGTCACGCCCGCAATGGGCGCTGCACATCGCGACCGACGGCCAGGGCGGCCTCGCCGCGGCCCGCGCGCAGCACCACGACCTGCTGCTGATCGACATGAACCTGCCCGACATGAACGGGCTGGAACTGATCCGCGCCTTGCGCGCCGACCCGCGCACCTCGGGCCTGCAGTGCATCGCGCTCTCGGCCGACGCGATGCAGGCCCAGATCGATGCCGCGCTCGCCGCCGGCTTCGACGGCTACTGGACCAAGCCGATCAACGTGGCGTCGATGCTGGAAGGCCTAGGACAAGCGCTGGAGAAGTGA
- the uvrA gene encoding excinuclease ABC subunit UvrA, with protein sequence MSTRKPVSAESSIEAPMLRIRGARTHNLKNVDLDIPRNQLVVITGLSGSGKSSLAFDTLYAEGQRRYVESLSAYARQFLQLMDKPDVDVIEGLSPAISIEQKATSHNPRSTVGTVTEIHDYLRLLYARAGTPFCPDHHLPLQAQSVSQMVDAALALPEGTKLMVLAPVVRDRKGEFAELFTDMQAQGYVRFRIDGTTYDAADVPKLKKAEKHDIDIVIDRVKVQEGLQQRLAESFEAALRNAEGRAIALEMDTGREHLFSNRFACPICSYSLSELEPRLFSFNSPVGACPSCDGLGQVTAFDPERVVAFPSLSLASGAVKGWDRRNGYTFSLLESVAKHYKFDIDTPFEDLSKQARQVLLYGSGEEEISFTYEADGPKGKTRSVKRKHPFEGIIPNLERRYKETDSAAVREDLARYQAAKPCPTCGGTRLRTEARHVFLQGDGETQGEPIYRIEHQTLRECLAYFEQLKLKGAKAEIADKVIREIRSRLKFLNDVGLNYLSLDRSADTLSGGEAQRIRLASQIGSGLTGVMYVLDEPSIGLHQRDNDRLIGTLRHLRDIGNSVLVVEHDEDAIRAADHVIDMGPGAGVHGGEVIAQGTPADVAASKESLTGRYLAGVLKIPVPKKRRRLQDLEEPQTLRIVNARGNNLKGVTAEIPVGLFTCVTGVSGSGKSTLVNDTLYAAVARNLYSSHAEPEPHDAIEGLDLFDKVISVDQSPIGRTPRSNPATYTGLFTPIRELFAEVPTARERGYGPGRFSFNVAGGRCEACQGDGVLKVEMHFLPDVYVPCDVCHGKRYNRETLEVLYKGKNITEVLNLTVEDAHAYFNAVPNIARKLQTLLDVGLGYIRLGQSATTLSGGEAQRVKLALELSKRDTGRTLYILDEPTTGLHFADIDLLLKVLHQLRDAGNTIVVIEHNLDVIKTADWLIDMGPEGGAGGGTVVAAGTPEEVAANPASHTGQYLKPLLR encoded by the coding sequence ATGTCGACCCGCAAACCCGTATCCGCCGAATCCTCCATCGAAGCCCCGATGCTGCGTATCCGCGGCGCGCGCACCCACAACCTCAAGAACGTCGACCTCGACATCCCGCGCAACCAGCTGGTGGTGATCACCGGCCTGTCGGGCTCGGGCAAGTCGAGCCTGGCGTTCGACACGCTGTATGCCGAAGGCCAGCGGCGCTACGTCGAGAGCCTCTCCGCCTACGCGCGGCAGTTCCTGCAACTGATGGACAAGCCCGATGTCGACGTGATCGAGGGCCTGTCGCCCGCGATCAGCATCGAGCAGAAGGCGACCAGCCACAACCCGCGTTCGACGGTGGGCACCGTTACCGAGATCCACGACTACCTGCGCCTGCTCTACGCGCGCGCCGGCACGCCGTTCTGCCCCGACCACCATCTGCCGCTGCAGGCGCAGAGCGTGAGCCAGATGGTCGATGCGGCTCTCGCGCTGCCCGAAGGCACCAAGCTCATGGTGCTGGCCCCCGTCGTGCGCGACCGCAAGGGCGAGTTCGCCGAGCTCTTCACCGACATGCAGGCACAGGGCTACGTGCGCTTCCGCATCGACGGCACGACCTACGACGCCGCCGACGTGCCCAAGCTCAAGAAGGCCGAGAAGCACGACATCGACATCGTGATCGACCGCGTGAAGGTGCAAGAAGGCCTGCAGCAGCGCCTGGCCGAAAGTTTCGAAGCCGCGCTGCGCAACGCCGAAGGCCGCGCCATCGCGCTGGAGATGGACACCGGCCGCGAGCACCTCTTCTCCAACCGCTTCGCCTGCCCCATCTGCAGCTACTCGCTGAGCGAACTGGAGCCGCGGCTCTTCTCGTTCAACTCGCCGGTGGGCGCCTGCCCGAGCTGCGATGGTCTGGGCCAGGTGACGGCCTTCGACCCCGAGCGGGTGGTGGCCTTCCCCTCGCTCAGCCTTGCGAGCGGCGCGGTGAAGGGCTGGGACCGCCGCAACGGCTACACCTTCTCGCTGCTCGAGAGCGTGGCCAAGCACTACAAGTTCGACATCGACACGCCCTTTGAAGACCTCTCGAAACAGGCGCGCCAGGTGCTGCTCTACGGCTCGGGCGAGGAAGAGATCAGCTTCACCTACGAGGCCGACGGCCCCAAGGGCAAGACCCGCAGCGTCAAGCGCAAGCACCCCTTCGAAGGGATCATTCCCAACCTGGAGCGCCGCTACAAGGAGACCGACTCGGCCGCGGTGCGCGAAGACCTCGCCCGCTACCAGGCCGCCAAGCCCTGCCCCACCTGCGGCGGCACCCGCCTGCGCACGGAAGCGCGCCATGTCTTCCTGCAAGGCGACGGCGAGACCCAAGGTGAGCCCATCTACCGCATCGAGCACCAGACGCTGCGCGAGTGCCTCGCCTACTTCGAGCAGCTGAAGCTCAAAGGCGCCAAGGCCGAGATCGCCGACAAGGTGATCCGCGAGATCCGCTCGCGCCTCAAGTTCCTTAACGACGTGGGCCTCAACTACCTGAGCCTCGACCGCAGCGCGGACACGCTCTCGGGCGGCGAGGCGCAGCGCATCCGCCTCGCCTCGCAGATCGGCTCGGGGCTGACCGGCGTGATGTACGTGCTCGACGAGCCGAGCATCGGCCTGCACCAGCGCGACAACGACCGCCTGATCGGCACGCTGCGCCACCTGCGCGACATCGGCAACTCGGTGCTGGTGGTCGAGCACGACGAAGACGCGATCCGCGCCGCCGACCATGTGATCGACATGGGCCCCGGTGCCGGCGTGCACGGCGGCGAGGTCATCGCGCAAGGCACGCCGGCCGACGTGGCAGCGAGCAAGGAATCGCTCACCGGCCGCTACCTCGCTGGCGTCCTCAAGATCCCGGTGCCGAAGAAGCGCCGCCGCCTTCAAGACCTGGAGGAGCCGCAGACGCTTCGCATCGTCAACGCGCGCGGCAACAACCTGAAGGGCGTGACAGCCGAGATCCCGGTCGGCCTCTTCACCTGCGTGACCGGCGTGTCAGGCTCGGGCAAGTCGACGCTCGTCAACGACACCTTGTACGCAGCCGTCGCCCGCAACCTCTACAGCAGCCACGCCGAACCGGAGCCGCACGACGCCATCGAAGGGCTGGACCTCTTCGACAAGGTGATCAGCGTCGACCAGAGCCCGATCGGGCGAACACCGCGCAGCAACCCCGCCACCTACACCGGCCTCTTCACGCCGATCCGCGAGCTCTTCGCCGAAGTGCCCACCGCCCGCGAGCGTGGCTACGGCCCGGGCCGCTTCAGCTTCAACGTGGCCGGCGGCCGCTGCGAGGCCTGCCAGGGCGACGGCGTGCTGAAGGTGGAGATGCACTTCCTGCCCGACGTGTACGTGCCCTGCGACGTGTGCCACGGCAAGCGCTACAACCGCGAAACGCTCGAGGTGCTCTACAAGGGCAAGAACATCACCGAGGTGCTCAACCTCACGGTGGAAGACGCGCACGCGTACTTCAACGCGGTGCCCAACATCGCGCGCAAGCTGCAGACGCTGCTCGACGTGGGCCTGGGCTACATCCGCCTCGGCCAGAGCGCGACCACGCTTTCGGGCGGCGAGGCGCAGCGCGTGAAACTCGCGCTCGAGCTGAGCAAGCGCGACACCGGCCGCACGCTCTACATCCTCGACGAGCCCACCACCGGCCTGCACTTCGCCGACATCGACCTGCTGCTGAAGGTGCTGCACCAGTTGCGCGACGCGGGCAACACCATCGTGGTGATCGAGCACAACCTGGACGTGATCAAGACAGCCGACTGGTTGATCGACATGGGGCCTGAAGGCGGTGCGGGCGGCGGAACGGTGGTCGCCGCCGGCACGCCGGAAGAGGTCGCGGCCAACCCGGCGAGCCACACGGGGCAGTACCTGAAGCCGCTGTTGCGCTAG
- a CDS encoding YfaP family protein codes for MNKVRSTARATRSHFHLPILAALTLAATLVACGGSSDGTNSRPYTPAPPQATQPGSITGRVLSADTGLPVAGATVTAGGTTVTTGADGTFAITGLTEADRVPVTISAGGHASTVRITSVTGGTTTAVTAQMLMIANTTSIDAAAGGTATVPGSTAQLVFPAGSIVTSTGAAPTQAVLVRVTPINLTQNPSALTGDYRTTNNGAEAWLESFGAASVVLTDAASGSYNIATGQAATVRIPVSTRASTLPNSVPLYWFDEAAGLWVQEGTATLGGTAPNQYYEGSVARAGDWTAAQVISTVQVAGCVRDETGAAVVRARVEAEGVTYSGMSNVLTDGYGNFSVPVRTNATAIVSARSGTSLSNARAATTTTANLNIGSPCLIFSDAAISIKLTWGALPEDVDSHLLTPHGTHIDYTQKGSLTTSPYANLDIDDVTSFGPEIVTIRRVASGTYRYFLHNYSGTFNPGMTASPVRVEVTYGGNTRVFTPGPGEGTSTYWHALDIVVSAQCDITVTAADTWSATAPANPNQNGGAVTYCN; via the coding sequence TTGAACAAGGTTCGCTCTACAGCCAGGGCCACGCGCTCTCACTTCCATCTCCCAATCCTTGCCGCGCTCACCCTGGCCGCCACCTTGGTCGCCTGCGGCGGCAGCAGCGACGGCACCAACAGCCGCCCCTACACCCCTGCGCCGCCACAGGCCACGCAGCCGGGCAGCATCACGGGCCGCGTGCTGTCGGCTGACACTGGGCTTCCGGTGGCCGGCGCGACGGTGACGGCAGGCGGCACCACCGTCACCACCGGCGCAGACGGCACGTTCGCCATCACCGGCCTCACGGAGGCTGATCGTGTCCCGGTCACGATCAGCGCGGGCGGGCATGCGTCGACTGTGCGGATTACTTCGGTCACGGGCGGCACCACAACTGCGGTGACTGCCCAGATGCTCATGATCGCCAACACCACGAGCATTGATGCGGCCGCGGGCGGCACCGCGACCGTCCCGGGATCGACCGCGCAGTTGGTCTTCCCGGCCGGTTCGATCGTGACGTCGACCGGCGCGGCGCCGACGCAGGCGGTGCTGGTCCGCGTTACCCCGATCAACCTCACCCAGAACCCGAGTGCGCTAACCGGGGATTACCGCACCACGAACAACGGGGCCGAGGCGTGGCTCGAAAGCTTTGGTGCAGCGTCGGTCGTACTGACCGATGCTGCAAGCGGCTCATACAACATCGCCACCGGACAGGCCGCAACCGTCAGAATTCCGGTGTCCACCCGCGCGAGCACCCTCCCAAACTCCGTGCCTCTTTACTGGTTCGATGAAGCCGCCGGACTGTGGGTTCAGGAAGGCACGGCCACGCTCGGCGGCACCGCACCAAATCAGTACTACGAGGGCAGTGTCGCGCGTGCCGGCGACTGGACTGCCGCACAGGTGATCAGCACGGTGCAGGTCGCTGGCTGCGTGCGTGACGAAACCGGCGCCGCCGTAGTACGCGCCCGGGTCGAAGCCGAGGGCGTGACGTACTCGGGCATGAGCAACGTACTCACCGACGGCTACGGCAACTTTTCGGTGCCGGTGCGCACCAACGCCACCGCCATCGTCAGTGCGCGTTCGGGCACTAGCCTGTCGAACGCCCGAGCGGCCACCACGACGACTGCCAACCTGAACATTGGCTCACCGTGCCTGATCTTTTCCGACGCAGCGATCAGCATCAAGCTGACGTGGGGCGCGTTGCCCGAAGATGTCGATTCACACCTGCTGACGCCGCACGGCACCCACATCGACTACACCCAGAAGGGGTCGTTGACCACCTCGCCTTACGCGAACCTCGACATTGACGACGTGACCTCCTTCGGCCCCGAGATCGTGACGATCCGTCGCGTGGCAAGCGGCACCTACCGCTATTTCCTCCACAACTATTCCGGCACCTTCAACCCGGGCATGACGGCCTCACCAGTCCGTGTCGAGGTGACCTACGGCGGAAACACACGCGTGTTTACGCCCGGGCCAGGCGAAGGAACGTCCACGTACTGGCATGCCTTGGATATCGTGGTAAGCGCTCAATGCGACATCACGGTTACTGCTGCGGACACCTGGTCTGCCACCGCGCCGGCAAACCCGAATCAGAACGGCGGGGCGGTCACGTACTGCAACTGA
- a CDS encoding sigma-70 family RNA polymerase sigma factor codes for MSTAPEPTDDELMSAYARGDAAAFERLYTRHQAGLYRFVRRLLGPSLAAQADEVFQDTWLKVVNARTQWAPQGATFRTWLFTLAHHRVIDIWRRSGREVSATTDDDTPWEPEGDAAWAQWPAATSPAPHSEELAFWRRAGERLLRCLDELPLAQRSAFLLHHDDELPLADVARALEVGFETAKTRLRYAMSKLRVCMGAYLAPLQQGEVR; via the coding sequence ATGAGCACCGCGCCAGAGCCCACCGACGACGAGCTGATGAGCGCGTACGCCCGCGGCGACGCCGCGGCCTTCGAGCGCCTGTACACCCGCCATCAGGCGGGGCTCTACCGCTTCGTGCGCCGCCTGCTCGGCCCGTCGCTCGCGGCCCAGGCCGACGAGGTGTTCCAGGACACCTGGCTCAAGGTCGTCAACGCCCGCACGCAATGGGCGCCGCAGGGCGCCACGTTTCGCACCTGGCTCTTCACGCTGGCGCACCACCGCGTGATCGACATCTGGCGACGCAGTGGCCGCGAGGTCTCGGCGACGACCGACGACGACACCCCGTGGGAGCCCGAAGGCGACGCCGCCTGGGCGCAGTGGCCCGCGGCCACGAGCCCGGCGCCGCACAGCGAGGAGCTCGCCTTCTGGCGCCGTGCCGGCGAGCGGCTCTTGCGTTGCCTCGATGAGCTGCCGCTGGCGCAACGCAGCGCCTTTCTTCTCCATCACGACGACGAGCTGCCGCTGGCCGATGTGGCGCGCGCCCTCGAAGTCGGCTTCGAAACCGCGAAGACCCGCCTGCGCTATGCGATGAGCAAGCTGCGCGTCTGCATGGGCGCCTACCTCGCGCCACTGCAGCAAGGGGAGGTCCGATGA
- a CDS encoding vWA domain-containing protein, which yields MPSIPVPRRALWPAALMSLMLMACGATSAEREPWPPVWQDTPAWQPEDAPPAFSPPSAAHCRRLPSMREVPGGGVVQQGRGAWRHERERDMASSRVEGAPAKRREAAGASMSEDKAAAPAAESRSADAGTSMPMSSPPFAPPPWPQPQPSVQRPSNPVVTAGMVDDNADFGEYLAYRQRNAGLPVRDRDVSERYLLEVTDVNGQPVHDAEVAVQRPGVAQPLMWARTDTAGRVWVHPRAFMPYSGGDERTLGIAVRKGTLQNRALLMRGQSNAVQVRLGAVASQPVRLDLVFLIDATGSMGDEIAKLKASMRAMAQQIAQLPGQPDVCWGLVSYRDRGDAYITRTHDFTDDLGAFQQQLAGVQAHGGGDTPEALNEALHEVVHRLSWRQQAARMVVLVADAPPHLDYGGPQYDRDMQAALAKGIKLFAVGASGLDPVGEYIYRQMAQYTAGRFVFLTYRDAHNPGSGPGTQTTHDVKQYSVQTLDRLVVRLVSDELARLKRS from the coding sequence ATGCCCTCGATCCCCGTTCCCCGCCGCGCGCTGTGGCCGGCCGCGCTGATGAGCCTCATGCTGATGGCCTGTGGGGCCACCTCGGCCGAACGTGAACCCTGGCCCCCGGTCTGGCAGGACACCCCGGCCTGGCAACCCGAGGATGCGCCGCCGGCCTTCAGCCCGCCCTCGGCCGCGCATTGCCGGCGCCTGCCCTCGATGCGCGAAGTGCCCGGTGGCGGCGTCGTGCAGCAGGGCCGCGGTGCGTGGCGGCATGAGCGTGAGCGCGACATGGCCTCTTCGCGCGTCGAGGGGGCCCCGGCCAAGCGCCGTGAAGCTGCCGGCGCCTCGATGTCCGAAGACAAAGCCGCCGCGCCCGCTGCCGAATCGCGCAGCGCAGATGCCGGGACATCGATGCCGATGTCTTCGCCGCCCTTCGCGCCGCCACCGTGGCCACAGCCCCAGCCCTCGGTGCAACGCCCTTCGAACCCGGTGGTGACGGCCGGCATGGTCGACGACAACGCCGACTTCGGCGAGTACCTCGCCTACCGCCAGCGCAATGCCGGCCTCCCGGTGCGCGATCGCGACGTCAGCGAGCGTTATCTGCTCGAAGTGACCGATGTGAATGGCCAGCCGGTGCACGATGCCGAAGTGGCGGTGCAACGCCCCGGTGTGGCGCAGCCGCTGATGTGGGCTCGCACCGACACCGCCGGCCGCGTGTGGGTTCACCCCCGCGCGTTCATGCCCTACAGCGGCGGTGACGAGCGCACGCTCGGCATCGCGGTGCGCAAGGGCACCCTGCAAAACCGCGCGCTGCTGATGCGCGGCCAGTCGAATGCGGTGCAGGTGCGTCTGGGTGCGGTCGCGTCACAGCCGGTGCGCCTCGACCTCGTCTTCCTCATCGATGCCACCGGCTCGATGGGCGACGAGATCGCCAAGCTCAAGGCCTCGATGCGCGCGATGGCGCAGCAGATCGCGCAGCTGCCCGGCCAGCCCGACGTCTGCTGGGGGCTGGTGAGCTACCGCGACCGGGGTGATGCCTACATCACGCGCACGCACGACTTCACCGACGACCTCGGTGCCTTTCAACAACAGCTCGCGGGCGTGCAGGCGCACGGGGGTGGCGACACGCCCGAGGCGCTCAACGAAGCGCTGCACGAAGTCGTGCACCGCCTGAGCTGGCGCCAGCAGGCGGCGCGCATGGTGGTGCTGGTGGCCGACGCGCCGCCGCACCTCGACTATGGCGGCCCGCAGTACGACCGCGACATGCAGGCCGCACTCGCCAAGGGCATCAAGCTCTTCGCCGTGGGGGCGAGCGGGCTCGATCCGGTCGGCGAATACATCTACCGCCAGATGGCGCAATACACCGCAGGCCGCTTCGTCTTTCTCACCTACCGCGACGCGCACAACCCGGGCAGCGGCCCAGGCACGCAGACGACGCACGACGTGAAGCAGTATTCGGTGCAGACGCTCGACCGCCTGGTCGTGCGCCTGGTGAGCGACGAACTCGCGCGCCTGAAGCGCAGTTGA
- a CDS encoding glycoside hydrolase family 5 protein, whose product MSKAVHDMRASLVSILALCAFTSLISACGGGGGGEPTASDNTAASPTASASAVTESAELTTPGLRWRGVNLSGAEYNSTLLPGRYGFEYFYPNQTSVDYFQSKGMNLIRLPFLWERVQPTLYGALDQTELQRLVGFVNSTTAKGITVLIDPHNYGRYRQQVIGSPGVPHTAFGDLWYRLAATFKSNPKVLFGLMNEPYGMTTENWVGAANEAIRRIRLAGATNTIAVPGNAWSGAYSWTANFYGTPNAQAMLQIADSRNNLVFEVHQYLDTDSSGTTTGCVSATIGAQRLQVFTDWLRANGKRGLLGEFAAANTDTCKQALNGMLAFMQTNSDVWVGWSYWLAGAWASHDPFSLQPVNGVDRPQMQVLQPYLN is encoded by the coding sequence ATGTCCAAAGCAGTACACGACATGCGCGCCAGCCTTGTTTCCATCCTGGCGCTTTGCGCCTTCACATCCTTGATCAGTGCCTGTGGTGGCGGCGGTGGGGGCGAGCCCACCGCGAGCGACAACACCGCAGCGTCACCTACCGCTTCAGCTTCTGCCGTCACGGAAAGCGCGGAGCTCACCACCCCCGGCCTGCGCTGGCGAGGCGTCAACCTCTCCGGCGCCGAATACAACAGCACCTTGCTGCCGGGCCGCTACGGCTTCGAATACTTCTATCCGAACCAGACCTCGGTCGACTACTTCCAGTCCAAGGGCATGAACCTCATTCGGCTCCCATTCCTGTGGGAACGGGTGCAGCCCACGCTCTACGGTGCGCTGGACCAGACCGAGCTGCAGCGGCTCGTCGGCTTCGTGAACAGCACCACTGCCAAGGGCATCACGGTGCTGATCGACCCGCACAACTACGGCCGCTACCGCCAGCAGGTCATCGGCAGCCCGGGCGTGCCGCACACCGCCTTCGGCGACCTCTGGTACCGCCTCGCGGCCACGTTCAAGTCCAATCCCAAGGTGCTCTTCGGTTTGATGAACGAGCCCTACGGCATGACGACCGAGAACTGGGTCGGCGCGGCCAACGAAGCCATTCGCCGCATCCGCCTCGCGGGCGCCACCAACACCATCGCCGTGCCGGGCAACGCCTGGTCGGGCGCCTACAGCTGGACGGCCAACTTCTACGGCACGCCCAACGCGCAAGCCATGCTGCAGATCGCCGACAGCCGCAACAACCTGGTGTTCGAAGTGCACCAGTACCTCGACACCGACAGCTCGGGCACCACCACCGGCTGCGTCAGCGCCACCATCGGCGCGCAGCGCCTGCAGGTCTTCACCGACTGGCTGCGCGCCAATGGCAAGCGCGGGTTGCTGGGCGAGTTCGCCGCGGCGAACACCGACACCTGCAAGCAGGCGCTCAACGGCATGCTGGCGTTCATGCAGACCAACAGCGACGTGTGGGTGGGCTGGAGCTACTGGCTGGCCGGTGCCTGGGCCAGCCACGACCCGTTCAGCCTGCAGCCGGTCAACGGTGTCGACCGGCCGCAGATGCAGGTGCTGCAGCCGTACCTGAACTGA